A genome region from Sphingobium sp. WTD-1 includes the following:
- a CDS encoding aminotransferase class I/II-fold pyridoxal phosphate-dependent enzyme, with the protein MTDAAIATQTRDLFSKFDPLINEREALLATGVRDPYAIVMDQVLSPTRAIIKGKETILLGTYNYMGMTFDPDVVEAGKKALDEFGAGTTGSRVLNGTYQGHKEVEDALKEFYGTSGAMVFSTGYQANLGIISTLAGKGDYVVLDADSHASIYDGCAMGNAEIVRFRHNSVEDLDKRLGRLPADALKLVVLEGVYSMLGDVAPLPEMVAAIRKHPNCMILCDEAHGMGFFGPNGRGAYEEQGVEGEIDFVVGTFSKSVGTVGGFCVSNHPKFEILRLVCRPYVFTASLPPSVVATAATSIRKLMHAGEKRAHLWKNSQRLHKGLTDLGFKLGSATPQSAIIAVILTDQMQAVAMWQTLLELGLYVNMARPPATPAGTFLLRCSLCAEHSDEQVEQIIAMFETAGKATGAIS; encoded by the coding sequence ATGACCGACGCCGCCATCGCCACGCAAACCCGCGATCTCTTCTCCAAGTTCGATCCGCTGATCAACGAGCGCGAGGCGCTGCTGGCGACGGGCGTGCGCGATCCTTATGCGATCGTCATGGACCAGGTGCTCTCGCCCACCCGCGCGATCATCAAGGGCAAGGAAACCATCCTGCTCGGCACCTATAATTATATGGGCATGACCTTCGACCCCGACGTGGTCGAAGCCGGCAAGAAGGCGCTGGACGAATTTGGCGCCGGCACCACCGGCAGCCGCGTCCTCAACGGCACCTATCAGGGCCACAAGGAAGTCGAGGACGCGCTCAAGGAATTCTATGGCACGTCGGGCGCCATGGTCTTTTCGACCGGCTATCAGGCGAATCTGGGCATCATCTCCACCCTGGCGGGCAAGGGCGACTATGTCGTGCTCGACGCCGACAGCCATGCCTCCATCTATGACGGCTGCGCCATGGGCAATGCCGAGATCGTCCGCTTCCGCCACAACAGCGTCGAGGATCTGGACAAGCGCCTGGGCCGCCTGCCCGCCGACGCGCTGAAGCTGGTCGTGCTGGAAGGCGTCTATTCGATGCTGGGCGACGTCGCCCCGCTGCCCGAGATGGTCGCCGCCATCCGCAAGCACCCCAATTGCATGATCCTGTGCGACGAAGCCCACGGCATGGGCTTCTTCGGCCCCAACGGCCGTGGCGCATATGAGGAGCAGGGCGTCGAGGGCGAGATCGACTTCGTGGTCGGCACCTTCTCCAAGTCGGTCGGCACGGTCGGCGGCTTCTGCGTCTCGAACCATCCCAAGTTCGAGATCCTGCGCCTCGTCTGCCGTCCCTATGTCTTCACCGCCTCGCTGCCGCCCAGCGTCGTCGCCACCGCCGCGACCAGCATCCGCAAGCTGATGCACGCCGGCGAGAAGCGCGCGCATCTGTGGAAGAACAGCCAGCGCCTGCACAAGGGCCTCACCGACCTCGGCTTCAAGCTGGGCAGCGCCACGCCGCAGTCGGCGATCATCGCCGTCATCCTGACCGACCAGATGCAGGCCGTCGCCATGTGGCAGACGCTGCTGGAGCTGGGCCTCTACGTCAACATGGCGCGCCCGCCGGCGACCCCGGCCGGCACCTTCCTGCTGCGCTGCTCGCTCTGCGCCGAACATAGCGACGAGCAGGTCGAACAGATCATCGCCATGTTCGAAACCGCCGGCAAGGCCACCGGCGCGATCAGCTGA
- a CDS encoding acyl carrier protein, protein MTDRSEIFDSVAAQIAPFNKKGVDLTEATTFAGDLEWDSLTVMDFVAAIEDEFDIIITMNMQAEIETVGQLVDAVAKLKTA, encoded by the coding sequence ATGACCGATCGCAGCGAGATTTTCGACAGCGTCGCAGCGCAGATCGCCCCCTTCAACAAGAAGGGCGTCGACCTGACCGAAGCCACCACCTTTGCCGGCGACCTGGAATGGGACAGCCTGACCGTGATGGATTTCGTCGCCGCCATCGAGGATGAGTTCGACATCATCATCACCATGAACATGCAGGCCGAGATCGAGACCGTGGGCCAGCTGGTCGACGCGGTCGCCAAGCTCAAGACCGCCTGA
- a CDS encoding ETC complex I subunit, whose protein sequence is MTARIYQIQKNALQSGKALTHKWVLEYAPAEAKKADPLTGWAGSGDTKQQLKLSFSSQEAAVAYAEREKIAYTVIATPPKTLKIQAYADNFR, encoded by the coding sequence ATGACCGCGCGCATTTACCAGATCCAGAAGAACGCCCTCCAGTCCGGCAAGGCGCTGACTCACAAGTGGGTGCTGGAATATGCGCCCGCCGAAGCGAAGAAGGCCGATCCGCTGACCGGCTGGGCCGGTTCGGGCGACACCAAGCAGCAGCTGAAGCTCAGCTTCTCCTCGCAGGAGGCCGCCGTTGCCTATGCCGAGCGCGAGAAGATCGCCTACACCGTCATCGCGACCCCGCCCAAGACGCTGAAAATTCAGGCCTACGCCGACAATTTCCGCTGA
- the hrpB gene encoding ATP-dependent helicase HrpB: MTAPALPIHAVLPDLLAALRAGSNAVLVAPPGAGKTTAVAPALLDQPWCDGQVLLLSPRRLAARAAAERIAEMLGEQPGGTVGYATRMDSKVSAKTRLLVLTEGIFVRRIQDDPELAGVSAVLFDEVHERSLDSDFGLALALDAQAALRPDLRILPMSATLDGARFSTLLDGAPVIESEGKIQPLELRPIGRHAEKRIEDEMAAAIRRALEEEAQGDLLAFLPGVREIERTAERIEGGAFEVHMLHGSLEPGAQRAAIRPSREGRRKVILATSIAETSLTIDGVRIVVDSGLARRPRYDRAAGVTRLVTERASQASATQRAGRAARQRPGVAYRLWEAAATAGMPPFDPPEILESDLSSLLLDCALWGVSDPASLRWLDAPPAAAVAEARKRLTALEALDADGRITAHGKALATLPLAPRIAHMLVRAGERGLARTAAEIAVLLGERGLGGQDTDLTLRLQRWRREGGKRAEAGRGLAKRWARLVDSRSSAEGGLHDVGLCLALAFPDRVAKRRSADGADWASVGGRGFRLDPLSPLASETWLAVGEVQGSAAGARILSAAPIGEAEVIALFGERIAEHRTVKFRPANGGIEALRERRLGAVRLSSGSDDRPAPDAVVAALVDGVRQGGLALLPWSEAAQSLRMRADFAGIEALSDAALIDTLDDWLPPLLAGKRRLSDIDRSQLSGVLETLIGWDGKQQLDRLAPPDFRSPAGSTHAIDYAAEGGPRVELRVQALFGLSQHPTVGNQRIPLVLSLTSPAGRPIQTTRDLPGFWAGNWRDVAKEMRGRYPRHPWPDDPASANATLRTKNADARRNS; the protein is encoded by the coding sequence ATGACCGCCCCCGCCCTGCCGATCCATGCCGTCCTGCCCGACCTGCTCGCTGCGCTGCGTGCCGGCAGCAATGCCGTGTTGGTGGCGCCGCCGGGCGCGGGCAAGACGACGGCGGTGGCGCCGGCCCTGCTCGACCAGCCCTGGTGCGACGGCCAAGTGCTGCTGCTCTCGCCCCGCCGCCTGGCGGCCCGCGCCGCGGCCGAGCGCATCGCCGAGATGCTGGGCGAGCAGCCGGGCGGCACGGTCGGCTATGCGACGCGGATGGACAGCAAGGTCAGCGCGAAGACGCGCCTGCTGGTGCTGACCGAAGGCATCTTCGTCCGCCGCATTCAGGATGATCCCGAACTGGCCGGCGTGTCGGCGGTGCTGTTCGATGAAGTGCATGAGCGCAGCCTGGACAGCGATTTCGGCCTCGCGCTGGCGCTCGACGCGCAGGCAGCGCTGCGCCCGGACCTGCGCATCCTGCCGATGTCGGCGACACTCGATGGCGCGCGTTTCTCCACCCTTCTCGATGGCGCGCCGGTGATCGAGAGCGAGGGCAAGATCCAGCCCCTCGAACTGCGTCCTATCGGCCGCCATGCCGAAAAGCGGATCGAGGATGAGATGGCCGCCGCCATTCGCCGCGCGCTGGAGGAGGAGGCGCAGGGCGACCTGCTCGCCTTCCTGCCCGGCGTCCGGGAAATCGAGCGCACGGCCGAACGGATCGAGGGTGGCGCGTTCGAGGTCCACATGTTGCACGGCAGTCTGGAACCGGGCGCCCAGCGCGCCGCCATCCGCCCCTCGCGCGAGGGGCGGCGCAAGGTGATCCTGGCCACCTCGATCGCCGAGACCAGCCTGACCATCGACGGCGTGCGCATCGTCGTCGACAGCGGCCTTGCCCGCCGCCCGCGCTATGACCGCGCCGCCGGTGTTACCCGCCTCGTCACCGAGCGCGCCAGCCAGGCGTCGGCGACCCAGCGCGCCGGCCGTGCCGCGCGCCAGCGGCCCGGCGTCGCCTATCGCCTGTGGGAAGCCGCAGCGACGGCGGGCATGCCGCCCTTCGACCCGCCAGAAATATTGGAAAGCGACCTGTCCAGCCTGTTGCTCGACTGCGCGCTCTGGGGCGTGAGCGATCCGGCCAGCCTGCGCTGGCTCGACGCGCCACCCGCCGCCGCCGTGGCCGAAGCGCGCAAGCGACTGACCGCCCTGGAGGCGCTTGACGCCGACGGCCGCATCACGGCCCATGGCAAGGCGCTCGCCACCCTGCCGCTGGCGCCGCGCATCGCCCATATGCTGGTGCGCGCCGGTGAGCGCGGCCTCGCCCGCACCGCCGCCGAAATCGCAGTCCTGCTCGGCGAACGCGGCCTGGGCGGGCAGGATACCGACCTTACCCTGCGACTCCAGCGCTGGCGACGCGAGGGCGGCAAGCGGGCCGAGGCCGGGCGCGGCCTCGCCAAGCGCTGGGCCAGGCTGGTCGATAGTCGGTCGTCCGCAGAGGGCGGGCTGCATGATGTCGGCCTCTGCCTCGCCCTTGCCTTTCCCGATCGCGTCGCCAAGCGCCGCTCCGCCGATGGCGCCGACTGGGCCAGCGTGGGCGGACGCGGCTTCCGGCTCGATCCGCTCTCGCCGCTGGCCAGCGAAACCTGGCTGGCGGTCGGCGAAGTGCAGGGCAGCGCCGCGGGCGCGCGCATCCTGTCGGCCGCCCCAATTGGCGAGGCGGAGGTGATCGCCCTATTCGGCGAGCGGATCGCCGAGCATCGCACGGTAAAATTCCGCCCCGCCAATGGCGGAATCGAGGCGCTGCGGGAGCGCCGGCTGGGCGCGGTGCGCCTGTCGTCCGGCTCTGACGACCGGCCAGCCCCCGATGCAGTCGTCGCCGCGCTGGTCGATGGCGTGCGGCAGGGCGGCCTTGCCCTCCTCCCCTGGTCGGAGGCCGCGCAATCGCTGCGGATGCGGGCGGACTTTGCCGGGATCGAGGCGCTGTCCGACGCCGCCCTGATCGACACGCTGGACGACTGGCTCCCGCCGCTGCTGGCGGGCAAACGCCGCCTGTCCGACATCGACCGGTCGCAACTGTCGGGCGTGCTCGAAACGCTGATCGGCTGGGACGGCAAGCAACAGCTCGACCGGCTCGCCCCGCCCGATTTCCGATCGCCCGCCGGCTCCACCCATGCGATTGACTATGCGGCCGAGGGTGGCCCGCGCGTGGAATTGCGGGTGCAGGCGCTGTTCGGCCTGTCGCAGCATCCGACCGTCGGCAACCAGCGCATCCCGCTGGTCCTGTCGCTCACCTCGCCCGCCGGCCGGCCGATCCAGACGACGCGCGACCTGCCCGGCTTCTGGGCCGGCAACTGGCGCGACGTGGCCAAGGAAATGCGTGGTCGCTATCCCCGCCACCCCTGGCCCGACGATCCGGCGAGCGCCAATGCCACATTGCGCACCAAAAATGCGGACGCGCGCCGCAACTCTTGA
- a CDS encoding arylsulfatase yields the protein MAKKKPNILVIWGDDIGWQNVSAYGLGTMGYTTPNIDSIGYGGIRFTDHYGQPSCTAGRASFITGQYPIRSGMVTVGQPGEPLGLQPASPCLAEVMKDAGYRTGHFGKSHLGDRNEHLPTNHGFDEFFGNLYHLNVSEEDEQRDYQNFAKAYSGSLEEYEKKFGARGVIHSWATDVDDPTEDPRFGKVGKQKIVDTGPLHQERMHEIDEQEFIPPALEFMKKAKDADEPFFVWLNTSRMHLYTRLNDKWRYAAEKYTSEADLHGSGMLQHDHDVGIVLDWLKANGLEEDTIVWYSTDNGPEHSSWPHGATTPWRSEKMTTYEGGVRVISMLKWPGVIAPLQLKNGIQCHQDMFTTLAVAAGVEDVNEKLMAEKQQYIDGVNNLPYWKGEAEDSARNHIFHYNESKLAAMRMGPWKWHFSTTEDYYGTITGRSKPLVFNIRMDPFESYDNSDSYGHLIQKVSWQTGPMGEMMKEHLMTLAKYPPVQGGKSFDMSNVVEQFMSKGRD from the coding sequence ATGGCGAAGAAAAAACCCAATATCCTAGTCATCTGGGGTGACGATATCGGCTGGCAGAATGTCAGCGCCTATGGCCTGGGCACGATGGGCTATACCACGCCCAATATCGACAGCATCGGCTATGGCGGCATCCGCTTCACCGACCATTACGGCCAGCCCTCCTGCACCGCCGGTCGCGCATCCTTCATCACCGGCCAATATCCGATCCGTTCCGGCATGGTGACAGTGGGCCAGCCCGGCGAACCACTAGGCCTGCAGCCCGCATCACCTTGCCTCGCTGAAGTAATGAAAGACGCAGGCTATCGCACCGGCCATTTCGGCAAGAGCCATCTGGGCGATCGCAACGAACATCTGCCGACCAACCATGGTTTCGACGAATTTTTCGGCAATCTCTATCACCTCAACGTGTCGGAAGAGGATGAACAGCGCGACTATCAGAATTTCGCCAAGGCCTATTCCGGTAGCCTGGAAGAATATGAAAAGAAATTCGGTGCGCGCGGCGTGATCCACAGCTGGGCCACCGATGTCGATGATCCGACCGAAGATCCGCGTTTCGGCAAGGTCGGCAAGCAGAAGATCGTCGACACCGGCCCGCTCCATCAGGAGCGCATGCACGAGATTGACGAACAGGAATTCATCCCGCCGGCGCTGGAGTTCATGAAGAAGGCCAAGGATGCCGACGAACCCTTCTTCGTCTGGCTCAACACCAGCCGCATGCATCTCTACACCCGCCTCAACGACAAGTGGCGCTATGCTGCCGAAAAATATACGTCGGAAGCGGACCTGCATGGCTCGGGCATGCTCCAGCATGACCATGATGTCGGCATCGTGCTCGACTGGCTGAAGGCAAACGGTCTGGAGGAGGATACCATCGTCTGGTATTCGACCGACAATGGTCCGGAACATAGTTCCTGGCCGCATGGCGCGACCACGCCCTGGCGCAGCGAGAAAATGACCACCTATGAAGGCGGCGTCCGTGTCATCTCGATGCTCAAATGGCCGGGTGTGATCGCGCCGCTGCAACTCAAGAACGGCATCCAGTGCCATCAGGACATGTTCACCACCCTCGCCGTCGCCGCCGGCGTTGAGGATGTGAACGAGAAGCTGATGGCCGAGAAGCAGCAATATATCGACGGCGTCAACAACCTGCCCTACTGGAAAGGCGAGGCCGAAGATTCAGCCCGCAACCACATCTTCCACTATAATGAGTCCAAACTTGCAGCGATGCGCATGGGCCCGTGGAAATGGCATTTCTCCACCACCGAAGATTATTACGGCACCATCACCGGTCGTTCCAAGCCATTGGTCTTCAACATCCGCATGGACCCGTTCGAAAGCTACGACAACAGCGACTCCTATGGCCATCTGATCCAGAAAGTGTCCTGGCAGACCGGACCGATGGGTGAGATGATGAAGGAGCATTTGATGACGCTCGCCAAATATCCGCCGGTCCAGGGCGGCAAGAGCTTCGACATGTCCAACGTGGTCGAACAGTTCATGAGCAAGGGCCGCGACTAA
- a CDS encoding TSUP family transporter: MILSPETIAFLMAAAFMAGCIDAMAGGGGLIALPALLAAGVPPVPAVATNKLQSCLGTFGACVAYARRGHMDLKTYKAPVIAAFIGSIGGAWLLQRVDPSILAGLMPALLIAMAAYFTFSPKLSDADRHARVGLWGLSGMIGVVGFYDGFFGPGAGAFYTTIFIALGGLSLLRATAQTKAANFASNVAGLLTMVAGGHVIWIAGLAMAVGSITGGQIGSHLAMRFGSKLIKPLLIIMSLALTTKMLLDPKNPIHIYLFG; this comes from the coding sequence GTGATCCTCTCCCCCGAAACCATCGCCTTCCTCATGGCCGCCGCCTTCATGGCCGGCTGCATCGACGCGATGGCGGGCGGGGGCGGCCTCATCGCCCTGCCCGCATTGCTCGCCGCCGGCGTGCCGCCGGTCCCGGCGGTCGCCACCAACAAGCTGCAAAGCTGCCTTGGCACCTTCGGCGCCTGTGTCGCCTATGCGCGGCGCGGCCATATGGACCTCAAAACCTACAAGGCGCCGGTGATCGCCGCCTTCATCGGATCGATCGGCGGCGCCTGGTTGCTGCAACGGGTCGACCCGTCGATCCTGGCCGGGCTGATGCCTGCGCTGCTGATCGCGATGGCGGCCTATTTCACTTTCTCGCCCAAGCTCAGCGATGCCGATCGCCATGCCCGCGTCGGCCTATGGGGCCTGTCCGGCATGATCGGCGTGGTCGGCTTCTATGACGGCTTCTTCGGGCCGGGTGCCGGCGCCTTCTACACCACCATCTTCATCGCGCTGGGCGGCCTGTCGCTACTGCGCGCCACCGCCCAGACCAAGGCCGCCAATTTCGCCTCGAACGTCGCCGGGCTGCTGACCATGGTCGCGGGCGGCCATGTCATCTGGATCGCCGGCCTCGCCATGGCGGTCGGATCGATCACCGGCGGCCAGATCGGATCGCACCTCGCCATGCGCTTCGGCTCGAAGCTGATCAAGCCGCTGCTCATCATCATGTCGCTGGCGCTGACGACCAAGATGCTGCTCGATCCGAAGAACCCGATTCACATCTATCTGTTCGGCTAG
- a CDS encoding polyprenyl synthetase family protein, producing MTASSPGNVHPIGRTSAPSLAPIMALVADGMNQVNSVILDRMQSRIPLIPELAGHLIAGGGKRLRPMLTLACADLVGYAGSRHYKLAASVEFIHTATLLHDDVVDGSGLRRGRKTANIIWGNSASVLVGDFLFSRSFELMVEAESLKVLKILSGASAIIAEGEVNQLTAQRKIDTSEEQYLDIIGAKTAALFAAACRISAVVADRSEAEEHALDVYGRNLGIAFQLIDDAIDYESDGATMGKDAGDDFRDGKVTLPVILAYARGSDEDKAFWKAAISGHRISDEDLAHATQLLRQTGAIADTLARARHYGQRAIDALGMFDAGKAKAALTEAVEFAIARAY from the coding sequence ATGACTGCATCCTCCCCCGGCAACGTCCACCCGATCGGCCGCACCAGCGCCCCTTCGCTCGCTCCCATCATGGCGCTCGTCGCCGATGGCATGAACCAGGTGAACAGCGTGATCCTGGACCGGATGCAGTCGCGCATCCCGCTGATCCCGGAACTGGCCGGCCATCTGATCGCCGGCGGCGGCAAGCGGCTTCGGCCGATGCTGACGCTCGCCTGCGCCGACCTGGTCGGCTATGCCGGATCGCGCCATTACAAGCTGGCCGCATCGGTCGAATTCATCCACACCGCCACGCTGCTGCATGACGATGTCGTCGACGGATCGGGCCTGCGCCGCGGCCGCAAGACCGCCAACATCATCTGGGGCAACAGCGCCTCCGTGCTGGTCGGCGATTTCCTCTTCTCGCGCTCGTTCGAGCTGATGGTCGAGGCCGAGTCGCTCAAGGTCTTGAAGATTCTGTCGGGCGCATCGGCGATCATCGCCGAGGGCGAGGTCAACCAGCTGACCGCCCAGCGCAAGATCGACACCAGCGAAGAACAATATCTCGACATCATCGGCGCCAAGACCGCCGCCCTGTTCGCCGCCGCCTGCCGCATTTCCGCCGTGGTCGCCGACCGCAGCGAAGCGGAGGAACATGCGCTCGACGTCTATGGCCGCAATCTTGGCATCGCCTTCCAGCTGATCGACGACGCGATCGACTATGAATCGGACGGCGCCACCATGGGCAAGGATGCCGGCGACGATTTCCGCGACGGCAAGGTCACCCTGCCGGTGATCCTGGCCTATGCGCGCGGGTCGGACGAGGACAAGGCCTTCTGGAAGGCCGCGATCTCGGGCCATCGCATCAGCGACGAGGATCTGGCCCACGCCACGCAACTGCTGCGCCAGACCGGCGCGATTGCCGACACGCTGGCCCGCGCCCGCCATTATGGCCAGCGCGCGATCGACGCGCTGGGCATGTTCGATGCCGGCAAGGCGAAAGCGGCCCTTACCGAAGCGGTCGAATTCGCGATAGCACGGGCCTATTGA
- a CDS encoding chorismate mutase, which translates to MDETLKRYRESIDNIDAALVFMLAERFKVTQAVGEYKATHDLPPADPGREERQISRLRQLALDANLDPDFTEKFLRFIIDEVIRHHERLREG; encoded by the coding sequence GTGGATGAGACTTTGAAGCGCTATCGCGAGAGCATCGACAATATCGACGCGGCGCTCGTCTTCATGCTGGCGGAGCGGTTCAAGGTCACCCAGGCCGTGGGCGAATATAAGGCGACCCACGACCTGCCGCCGGCCGATCCGGGCCGCGAGGAACGCCAGATTTCGCGCCTGCGCCAGCTCGCGCTCGATGCCAATCTCGACCCCGACTTCACCGAGAAGTTCCTGCGCTTCATCATCGATGAGGTGATCCGCCATCATGAGCGGCTGCGGGAAGGCTGA
- a CDS encoding cupin-like domain-containing protein, producing MSKSGRTPPLPSILSQAANMQMQMTLRQVGFGAPSANAMPHVPPKPAPAPRDDSALALKRRDWLLNVMEQQRALSPYASGLLTADALSGEDFLHNFYAPGRPVLIKGSMEGWPARAQWTPDYLADAIGAAEIEYQGGRAQAADYELAKDRHKRHAPFRQFIALVRDGGNDAYLTAYNSAANGPALAPLQADLGHPDAYLAPTPGMLWIGGAGAFTPLHFDLTNNLLAQVTGTKHVILVPPSQTHRLAHNRHVFSDVGDLTDPARLDQYPRARDVLRYEVRLMPGDLLFIPIGWWHQVRSESFSTMLTYTHFHWPNAGHENYPAG from the coding sequence ATGAGCAAATCCGGCCGCACCCCGCCGCTTCCGTCGATCCTGTCGCAGGCGGCGAACATGCAGATGCAGATGACCTTGCGCCAGGTCGGCTTTGGCGCGCCGTCCGCCAATGCCATGCCCCATGTGCCGCCCAAGCCCGCGCCCGCGCCCCGCGACGACAGCGCGCTCGCGCTCAAGCGGCGCGACTGGCTGCTCAACGTCATGGAGCAACAGCGCGCCCTGTCCCCCTATGCCTCCGGCCTGCTGACCGCCGACGCGCTGTCAGGCGAGGATTTCCTGCATAATTTCTATGCGCCCGGCCGCCCGGTCCTGATCAAGGGGTCGATGGAGGGCTGGCCTGCCCGCGCGCAATGGACGCCGGACTATCTGGCCGATGCCATTGGCGCGGCGGAAATCGAGTATCAGGGCGGCCGGGCGCAGGCCGCCGACTATGAGCTGGCCAAGGACCGGCACAAGCGCCATGCGCCCTTTCGCCAGTTCATCGCCCTGGTGCGCGACGGCGGCAACGACGCCTATCTGACCGCCTATAACAGCGCAGCGAACGGCCCGGCCCTCGCGCCGCTACAGGCCGATCTCGGCCATCCCGACGCCTATCTGGCGCCGACGCCCGGCATGCTCTGGATCGGCGGCGCGGGCGCCTTCACCCCGCTGCATTTCGACCTCACCAACAATCTGCTGGCGCAGGTGACGGGCACCAAGCATGTCATCCTGGTGCCGCCGTCGCAGACCCATCGGCTGGCGCATAACCGCCATGTCTTCAGCGATGTCGGCGACCTGACCGATCCGGCGCGGCTGGATCAATACCCGCGCGCCCGCGACGTGCTGCGCTACGAAGTGCGGCTGATGCCGGGCGACCTGCTCTTCATCCCGATCGGCTGGTGGCATCAGGTCCGGTCGGAAAGCTTCTCGACCATGCTGACCTACACGCATTTCCACTGGCCCAATGCAGGCCATGAAAATTATCCCGCGGGGTAA
- a CDS encoding DMT family transporter, translated as MGCAMFGIIASILFVLIWSTGFIVARAMVPHGAPELILAARLCLTALLLGLLALRARQPLPHGRRLWLHLAAGAMLHGFYLTLSWWAVGHGMPAGIMSLLGATQPLMVAVASVAILGERLPARAWSGLAIAILGVGCVLMPAIAKSGAGAITLIPAIAGIIAVLGMTGGTLIQRGTIGGDPIWVSGAVQNAGGALVAIAATLIVGEWRWDNSPMLWIGLSWSVLGLSAAGLSLLVWLVRTQGPTRMSMLLLLVPPLAAVEAWLLFGEKLGPVQIAGFALALVGVLLGRSQPKRTEVVEPA; from the coding sequence ATGGGCTGCGCCATGTTCGGCATCATCGCATCCATATTGTTCGTCCTGATCTGGTCCACCGGCTTCATCGTCGCCCGCGCGATGGTGCCCCATGGCGCACCGGAACTGATCCTGGCCGCGCGCCTGTGCCTGACCGCGCTGCTGCTGGGGCTCCTTGCCCTGCGCGCACGCCAGCCGCTGCCGCACGGCCGGCGCCTGTGGCTGCATCTGGCGGCGGGCGCGATGCTGCACGGCTTTTACCTGACGCTCAGTTGGTGGGCGGTTGGCCATGGCATGCCGGCCGGCATCATGTCGCTGCTGGGCGCGACCCAGCCGCTGATGGTGGCGGTCGCCAGCGTCGCGATCCTGGGCGAGCGGTTGCCGGCGCGCGCCTGGAGCGGCCTTGCCATCGCCATCCTCGGCGTTGGCTGCGTGCTGATGCCGGCGATCGCCAAATCGGGCGCCGGCGCGATCACCCTGATCCCCGCCATTGCCGGCATCATTGCCGTGCTGGGCATGACCGGCGGCACGCTGATCCAGCGCGGCACAATCGGCGGCGATCCGATCTGGGTGTCGGGCGCGGTGCAGAATGCCGGCGGCGCGCTGGTGGCGATCGCCGCCACCCTGATCGTGGGCGAATGGCGCTGGGACAATAGCCCGATGCTGTGGATCGGCCTCAGCTGGTCGGTGCTGGGCCTGTCGGCCGCCGGCCTGTCGCTGCTGGTATGGCTGGTGCGCACCCAGGGGCCGACGCGCATGTCGATGCTGCTGCTGCTGGTGCCGCCGCTCGCCGCGGTCGAGGCCTGGCTGCTGTTCGGCGAGAAGCTCGGCCCGGTGCAGATTGCCGGCTTCGCGCTGGCGCTCGTCGGCGTGCTGCTCGGCCGGTCGCAGCCCAAGCGGACCGAGGTGGTGGAGCCAGCCTGA